ACGGCGGTACTGATGCGGCGGAAGAAAGCCCGACAAGATGGACCATCCCGAGTGGACCGGCTACGATCGCCAGCGTGGACAACAGATGACGTCGCATGAGTCGTTTCACGAGAGTCTCCTACAGCACTAGAGAATCCTGATAATTAATCATTAGAATAGCATATACAGCGAACGATCTCAATAGGAGTCTAACATGGATAATCTCTCACCAACACTCCGTTGGTATCTCGCCATCGTCTACACCTGTGGCTCTATTGTTACAGGCATTTCGTTCTATCTGAACCCGACGCTATCGGGTGACAACAGCGCATTTTGGGTGTTCATGGGATTGATTGTTGCCGTGAACAGCGTCCCCGCCAGATACACCTTCACGAAGACGATGCTCATAACCACGACAGTAGACGTGGCCGCAGCCTGGGTTCTATCACCAATTCATGTTATTCTCATCATATTTGTGGGGCATATTGTTCACGCACGGGGCAGAAAAGCATGGTATAAAGTTTTTTTTAATATCGCTGCTCATACTATCAGCATCGGCACAACTGCTTTCATATTTTCGTACATTATCAAAAGCCCGACTCCTATATCTCCAATCAACGCCATCATCATTTTAATCACCTGTACACTTTATATTACTTCTAGTGTATTCTTTTTGAGTACTGTTTCTGCTCTCTCGGATTCCGAAACGCCTCATACCTTTGATAAGTTCAAATATCATGTTTTAGATTCATTCTCCTACATTGACATCGTTCTTTTCGTTTATGGCGTCGTCCTGGGTAATCTCTGGTTTATGAGCCCGTTTCTGTTCGCCTTCGGTGTCTTGGCGGTCTTTGCCATGCAGTGGGCGCTGCGGCTCAACACCGATCTGATCAAGCTGTCGGAGAAACAGCAGCACGTACAGGAGGCGATGACCAGCCTGCTGGTTGCGGAGGATGTGTCGCAGCAGCTTAATCTTCTGCTACGGCAACTTACCGACGTATTTGCCATTGAGCGGGTACGCATTGTGCTCTTTGGCATCAACGCCGACGACGAGCCGCTGATCGTCACATCGCCGACAGCGGTGGATCTGGAACAGATCTGCACCAAGACCGATCTCTTACGTCAACTTAACACCGAGCACGAAATGCGGCGCATCGATCGCGATCCGGCCTACGCGGCCTACTGCACGATGCCGACGTTCCTGGTGCCGCTCGCGACCTCCAACGAGGTCATCGGCGCGATGCTCTTCGCCATGCCGAGAACCGCCCTTGAGACGATCGAGTCGCGGCTGCTGATCACCTACACGACACAGGCGGCACTGGCCGTCGTGCAATCGCAGCTGATTGATCGTATCCAGGCGTCGCAAGAGCAACTGGTTCGCTCCGAGCGGCTGGCGGCGGTCGGCACGCTCGCGGCGAGCCTGGCCCACGAGTTCAACAATATTCTGGCGATCATCAGCAGCACCGCCGAGCTAGCGGCGATGAAGCCGGAGTGCGAGACGCATCGCAAGTCGCTCAGCCTGATCGGGATGACCGCCAAGCGCGGCGGCAGCATCACGCGCGGCCTGCTGACGTTTACGCGCCAGATCGAGCCGTACCGCGAGCTTGCTAACCTTCACGATGCGATCGAGCCTGTGCTGGCGATGCTCAAAACGCGCTTCCGAGATACCAAGGTGCATGTCGTGCGCGACTTCGGCACGGTGCCGCCGCTGGTCTGCGACATCGGCCTGCTGTCGCAAGTGGTGCTCAATCTGGTGACAAACGCGCTCGACGCGATGTATCCTACCGGCGGCACGCTCACGATCAAGCTGTGGGCAGAGGACAACACGATTAAGCTGCGCATCTCCGACACCGGCACAGGCATACCCGACGAGATTCGCTCCACGCTCTTCGAGCCGTTCACCACCTCCAAGCAGCACGCCGAGGAGGGTATTCTAGGCGGCAATGGGCTGGGACTGGCGATCACGCATGGCATTGTCACCAGCCACGACGGCACGATCGATGTCGATTCGACCCCAGGGCAGGGTACGGCGATCACCGTGACTCTGCCAGCCTCCAAGTCGGAACTGCCAGAGAGCGTTCAAGTGCTACCGGTGCCGGGGCTGGAGCGGCTGCGGGTGATGGTCGTCGATGACGAGCCGCTGATCGCGATGGCGCTGGCGCAGATCGTCGAGATGGAAAATCATCACGTTACCTGGCTGAGCGATCCTGAGCTGGCGCTGGTGCATATCAGCCAGGCACCGCCGGATATTCTGATGGCCGATATGCACATGCCCCGGCTGGACGGTCTGACGCTGATTCAGTTTGCCAAAGAGTTCGCGCCCGCCATGCAGCAGATCGTGGTGACGGGACAGATTCAGGCGCACCAGCGGAGCGAGGTCCGCACGCTGGGTGTAGAGGTCGTGCATAAGCCCTTCTCGGTGGCTGATATTCGCGCCGCGCTCGGCAGAGCGGCGCTGGCGCTGGGTGCGGGCGAGAGCCACGCCGCGCCAGTCCATCCGGGCCGCAGCGAAGAGCTAGAGATCGCCCCAACGATCAGCCAGCAGGAGCTTAACCCCGCGATCCGCAGCACGGTACGGCATCAACTCATGAATCATGTCACGGCGCTTGAGGGGCTGGTGCCGATCCTTCAGCAGACGCTGTATGGGCAGCCCGCAGCACCAAGCTCGCTCGACGGCCCGACGCTGCTGCGGCACATGGCGCGTGTTGTGGGCGCGCTAGGCGTGGTGGTGCGCGCCCAGCGGCTCCTCTACCTCTCCGACCACGATAACAAGCCGATCGTGCTGCCGGTCGCGCCCGTGACGCTCTACCACCAGTTGATCGAGGCCAAAAACCGGGTAAGCGCCGGATTTCTCCCGCACGAGCAGATCACGATCGAGGTGGATTGCCCGCCGGACCTTGAGATCGACGGCAACGCGATGAGCCTGCTGACCGCGATCACCGCCGCGATCTACAACGCCGCTGAGGCGATAGCGCGCCATGCCAGCGGCGACGAGCAGAACATCACCGTGTCCGCTCATGATCAGGGCGAGATCGTGGCGCTACGCGTCGCAGACACAGGGCCAGGCTTTGCACCGCAACTGCTGGAGCAGATCGCCGCTACGATCGATCAGGGGCAGGGCGAGCAGTTTATCGGGTCGCTCCAGCCACGGCACGGCACGGGCCTGGGCAT
Above is a window of Herpetosiphonaceae bacterium DNA encoding:
- a CDS encoding ATP-binding protein; protein product: MSPFLFAFGVLAVFAMQWALRLNTDLIKLSEKQQHVQEAMTSLLVAEDVSQQLNLLLRQLTDVFAIERVRIVLFGINADDEPLIVTSPTAVDLEQICTKTDLLRQLNTEHEMRRIDRDPAYAAYCTMPTFLVPLATSNEVIGAMLFAMPRTALETIESRLLITYTTQAALAVVQSQLIDRIQASQEQLVRSERLAAVGTLAASLAHEFNNILAIISSTAELAAMKPECETHRKSLSLIGMTAKRGGSITRGLLTFTRQIEPYRELANLHDAIEPVLAMLKTRFRDTKVHVVRDFGTVPPLVCDIGLLSQVVLNLVTNALDAMYPTGGTLTIKLWAEDNTIKLRISDTGTGIPDEIRSTLFEPFTTSKQHAEEGILGGNGLGLAITHGIVTSHDGTIDVDSTPGQGTAITVTLPASKSELPESVQVLPVPGLERLRVMVVDDEPLIAMALAQIVEMENHHVTWLSDPELALVHISQAPPDILMADMHMPRLDGLTLIQFAKEFAPAMQQIVVTGQIQAHQRSEVRTLGVEVVHKPFSVADIRAALGRAALALGAGESHAAPVHPGRSEELEIAPTISQQELNPAIRSTVRHQLMNHVTALEGLVPILQQTLYGQPAAPSSLDGPTLLRHMARVVGALGVVVRAQRLLYLSDHDNKPIVLPVAPVTLYHQLIEAKNRVSAGFLPHEQITIEVDCPPDLEIDGNAMSLLTAITAAIYNAAEAIARHASGDEQNITVSAHDQGEIVALRVADTGPGFAPQLLEQIAATIDQGQGEQFIGSLQPRHGTGLGIALMVRVARLHAGTIAFGNHAERRGAWVELLLPKKAMLEAAQLSPSANIVLERVPG